One Silene latifolia isolate original U9 population chromosome 4, ASM4854445v1, whole genome shotgun sequence DNA segment encodes these proteins:
- the LOC141652092 gene encoding putative E3 ubiquitin-protein ligase ARI10, with protein MKINFYKTLKRYNFNFNKISIINFIYPSPKYYIPLNQLLIINIILFFLEKTLAMSWVDDDDDDVRYFSDNSFVSDDGHCYGIDDNDNANEQPVNRYTVLAESDIQNRQNEQISHLSSLFSVSNAEAIVLLCHYKWDPSRLLDQWFDDEATIRNKAGLLVKGNNVEKSKSLKNKRYSCGICFEEDFLIEQICSANCNNHYYCISCWKSYISTSINESGLGSLTLRCPEPKCPAIVGQDMISKLTSKKDEKKYLQYFIRSYVDSRVNIKWCPSPGCDRAVELEHGGTGEYDVTCDCSHSFCWNCGEDCHRPLECKIVLDWIVKNNSEAENTMWILAYTKPCPKCKRHIEKNHGCSHMTCSAPCRYEFCWLCLGDWMNHSGCNRYTQTEEKQRTLARQSIIRYTHYYERWASNHKSMQKAIQDLHNLQTIQLPELSDRVSVPVTQLEFIVESWKQIIECRRVLKWTYAYGFFMPEHEDVKKKLFEYLQGEAELGLERLHHCAEIELSKKLLGDEGEIKAEFGDFGKFRAELIKLTKVTGTYFENLVTGLENGLSEVVSSEVPPVDDPSDVLSKTIFGQLMI; from the exons ATGAAGATAAATTTCTATAAAACCCTAAAGAGATATAATTTCAATTTCAATAAAATCTCCATTATTAACTTTATCTACCCATCTCCTAAGTATTATATACCTCTcaatcaattattaattataaatattatattattcTTCTTAGAGAAAACTTTAGCCATGAGTTGGgtggacgatgatgatgatgatgttcgtTATTTTTCTGACAACAGCTTCGTCAGTGATGACGGCCATTGTTACGGTATTGACGACAACGACAATGCCAACGAACAACCCGTAAATCGATACACCGTCTTGGCCGAGTCTGACATTCAAAACCGTCAAAACGAACAAATTTCACATCTCTCATCTCTTTTTTCCGTGTCGAATGCTGAAGCAATCGTTCTACTATGCCATTACAAGTGGGACCCGTCTCGCTTACTTGATCAGTGGTTTGACGATGAAGCAACCATCCGAAATAAGGCAGGATTGTTAGTTAAGGGCAATAATGtcgaaaaatcaaaatccttgaAAAATAAAAGGTATTCATGTGGTATTTGTTTCGAAGAGGATTTTTTAATCGAACAAATTTGTTCAGCTAATTGTAATAATCATTATTATTGTATAAGTTGTTGGAAAAGTTATATTAGTACGTCGATTAACGAAAGCGGGCTAGGGAGTCTTACACTTAGATGTCCGGAACCAAAGTGTCCTGCAATTGTAGGGCAGGACATGATTTCCAAATTGACATCTAAGAAAGATGAAAAAAAGTACTTACAATATTTTATTAGGTCTTACGTCGATTCTAGGGTGAATATTAAGTGGTGTCCGTCACCAGGGTGTGACCGTGCGGTGGAATTGGAACACGGTGGCACCGGTGAATATGATGTTACTTGCGATTGCTCGCATTCATTTTGTTGGAATTGCGGCGAGGATTGTCATCGTCCGCTGGAATGTAAGATTGTGTTAGATTGGATTGTGAAGAATAATTCGGAGGCTGAGAATACTATGTGGATTTTGGCTTATACTAAGCCTTGTCCCAAATGTAAGCGGCATATTGAGAAGAATCATGGTTGTAGTCATATGACTTGCTCTGCACCTTGCCG GTATGAGTTCTGCTGGTTGTGCCTAGGTGACTGGATGAACCACTCGGGGTGCAATCGGTACACTCAGACCGAAGAAAAACAAAGAACATTGGCACGCCAATCTATCATAAGGTACACTCACTACTATGAACGATGGGCAAGCAACCACAAGTCAATGCAAAAAGCTATACAAGACTTGCATAATTTGCAAACTATCCAATTACCCGAACTTAGTGATCGGGTATCCGTACCAGTGACCCAACTTGAATTTATTGTTGAAAGTTGGAAGCAAATAATTGAGTGTAGACGCGTACTTAAATGGACTTATGCTTACGGGTTTTTCATGCCTGAGCATGAAGATGTGAAGAAAAAGCTTTTCGAGTATTTGCAAGGGGAGGCCGAATTAGGTCTTGAGAGGCTACACCATTGTGCTGAAATTGAATTGTCGAAAAAATTATTGGGCGACGAGGGTGAGATTAAAGCCGAGTTTGGCGATTTTGGAAAGTTTCGGGCTGAATTGATTAAATTGACCAAGGTGACTGGTACTTATTTTGAGAATTTGGTTACGGGTTTGGAAAATGGTTTGTCTGAGGTGGTTTCTTCCGAAGTTCCTCCAGTAGATGATCCTTCGGATGTATTGTCTAAGACAATTTTTGGGCAACTAATGATTTAG